AACGAAACCTGAGTTAGAGATTGATACAGATGGGCAAGAATGTAGTAGTGCTGGGTACCCAGTGGGGCGATGAAGGCAAGGGTAAAATTGTCGATTTGCTGACAGAACAGGTCTCCCTGGTGGTGCGCTTTCAGGGCGGACACAACGCCGGCCATACCCTGGTGATCGACGGTGAGAAAACCGTACTGCACCTGATCCCCTCCGGTATCTTGCGCCCCAGCGTGACCTGCCTGATCGGCAACGGTGTGGTGCTGTCACCGGAAGCATTACTCAAGGAAATGTCTGAGTTGGAAGAGCGCGGTGTCCCAGTGCGCAAGCGCCTGCGCCTGTCCCCAGCCTGTCCCCTGATTCTGCCGGTGCATGTGGCACTGGATCAGGCCCGTGAAAAGGCGCGCGGTGCGAAAGCAATCGGTACCACCGGTCGCGGTATCGGTCCCGCCTATGAAGACAAAGTTGCCCGCCGCGGTCTGCGCCTCGGTGACTTGTGTAACTGGGAGAACTTCTGCAATCAGCTCAAGGAGCTGATCGACTACCACAACTTTGCCCTGACCGAATATTACAAAGTCGATCCGGTCAGCTACGAGGACACTCTCGAGCAGGCCAAGATCTGGCGTGAGCAACTGGTGCCGATGATCATCGATGTGGCCGACCAGCTGCATAAGGCCCGCGAACAGGGTGAGCACATCCTATTCGAGGGGGCTCAGGGTTCCCTGCTGGATATTGACCACGGTACCTATCCGTTTGTGACCTCCTCCAACACCACTGCTGGCGGCACCGCCACTGGTTCTGGTTTTGGCCCCCTCTACCTGGATTACGTACTGGGTATCACCAAGGCTTACACCACCCGCGTTGGTAGTGGCCCTTTCCCCACCGAACTCGACTGTGAAGTAGGGCGTCATCTGGGTGAGAAGGGACATGAATTTGGTGCCACCACCGGGCGCCAGCGTCGCACCGGCTGGTTCGATGCCGTTGCCGTACGTCATGCTATTCGTATTAACAGTATCTCCGGCTTGTGTCTGACCAAGCTGGATGTACTCGATGGTCTTGAGGAAGTGAAGATCTGTGTCGGTTACCGCAACAGTGCCGGAGAAGAAGTACCGGTACCTTTCGACGCCGCCGGTTGGGAGGGTGTAGAGCCTGTATACGAAAGTATGCCTGGCTGGACAGAGAATACTTTCGGGGTGCGTCGTGAGGCGGACCTGCCGGCCAATGCCAAGGCTTATATCGCCCGTATCGAAGAGCTGGTGGGTGCGCCGGTAGATATTGTTTCTACAGGTCCCGATCGCAACGAGACGATCGTTCGCGCCTCTTCCGCTCTATGTGAAATGGGAATCCATAACGCGAGCGTATAAGCCTCTAAAGCCTGCTTGTGAATCTACGGTCAAACCCTGGCCTTGCTATTTTTAGTGAGGCCTTTGATCATTAGACCTGATTCAAGTTATCGGTCGAGTGGTTTTGAAGCCACTCGCTACCAGAATTCAATCGGGCCAATTTATGACCTCTTCCGTTTCCGTTGCCAGCCGCTATAGCTTTGCTGAAGAGATTGCCAATAGCGTAACCCACGGTATCGGAGCCGTTCTGGCTATTGCTGGTTTGGGTGTTCTCACTGGTTTCGCCGCACTGCGTGGGGATGCCTGGCATATCGTCAGCTCCAGTGTCTATGCCTCCACCCTGATTCTTTGTTTCCTCGCCTCGACTCTTTATCACGCCGTCAGCCATATAGGCGCCAAGGCGATATTGCGAACTCTGGATCACTCCTCAATTTTTCTGCTGATTGCCGGCACCTATACGCCCTTTACCCTAGTGACCCTACGCGGGCCCTGGGGTTGGTGGTTGTTTGGCATTATCTGGGGCTTGGCACTGTTGGGCCTGATTATCCAGTTCACTCCCTTGAAAAAGATCCGTGCACTGTCGATCACCCTCAGCGCCCTGATGGGCTGGGTGGTTATCGCTGCAATCAAGCCCCTGGCGAATAGTCTTGAGACCGGTGGTCTATGGCTGTTGGTGCTGGGGGGCCTCTGTTATACCGGCGGTATTGCCTTTTATTTGTGGCGTAGCCTGCGTTTTCACCACGCTATCTGGCACCTATTTGTGCTGGCTGGCGGTATTTTGCATTTCTTCGCCGTACTCTTTTACGTCATTCCCTGATTTTGTGGCCCTGGTCACAGGGCCTCGCCATCACCAGAACTTCCTTTCGACTCCACTGTCCCCATTAATGACGGATCAAGCGGATGACACCATTGGAGAAATCCGCCTTCCGGAAGAGAGAGGCTCGTTCTAACCTTGTGCGAGCGAAATGTCGTGTCAAAGGTACTCCCATGCCCAAATTGCAACGCTTCCCCGCACTGCTCTATGTTCTTACCCTCTGTTTGACGTTATTCACTCTACAGGCTCAGGCAGCCGATAAGCCGGACCCGGCTTTTGAAAAGTGGGTAAAGGAGTTCCGCCAAACGGCTGTTAAGAATGGGATTTCCCCTCAGGTTTACGACCAGGCCTTTAAAGGCATTACCTCTCCTGACCAGTGGGTGCTGGATAGAGCCAGTTACCAGCCGGAATTCAAGGCGCCGGTGTGGCAGTACTTCGACAACCGTGTGCAAAAGCGCGCTATCGAGCGGGGCAAGCGGGAAAAAGAGAAGATGCAGCCCTGGCTCGATAAAATCGAGAAGCGCTTTGGTGTGGACCCCAATATCCTACTGGCAATCTGGTCGGTGGAATCGAGCTTCGGAGGCATTCTTGGCAATGAGACGGTAATGCGCAGTGTAATCCGCTCTCTCGCGACCCTGGCCTATGCAGATCCCCAGCGCAAGAAGTTTGGTCGACAGCAGTTGTTGGCGGCACTGAAAATCCTGCAGGCCGGTGATGTTGAAGGTCAACACCTGCTTGGATCTTGGGCAGGAGCTATGGGTCATACGCAGTTTATCCCCACCAGTTACCAGGCTTATGCTGTAGACATCGACGGTGACGGCAAGCGTGATATTTGGAATTCGGTGCCGGATGCACTGGCTACCGCTGCCAATTTGCTTTCTAGTAATGGCTGGCAGAAAGGTAAGCCCTGGGGCTATGAGGTAACCATTCCCGCCAAGAAAATGCCGGGCGGCAAATTGACAGTTGCGGAGTGGGAAAAGCTCGGGGTCAAGCGCGCTAATGGTGAGCCCTTTCCAAGTAAGAAAGCGGTGGCGGAGCTGAAGCTGCCTGATGGGCGCAATGGTCCGGCATTTCTAGTCTTTAAGAATTTTTTTGTACTCAAGCGTTATAACAACTCCGATCGTTATGCTATAGCCATTGGTTTACTTTCGGATCGTATTGGCGGCGGCGCGCCGCTGGTGAAAGACTGGAGCCGCCCTTTTACTCCCCTCGACGGCAGTCAAGTTGAACAGTTGCAAAAACTGCTGAAGCAGAAGGGTTTCTACAGTGGTGAGATCGATGGTAAAGCTGGTCCGGGAACCCGAAAAGCGATTAAGGCTTTTGAGAAGAGCGCCGGTGTGGAGGAGAAGGGCTTTCCCAGCAAAGAGGTATTGGAGTTACTTCAGAAACAGTAGGGCGCCTCTAAAAGTTCTCATCCGGTAGTAGGCTGTCCTGCAATAACTCGAGGTTTTCAACTACCTCCTGGGGTTCATGGAAATAGGCGATGTGATACATCGCCTCGCCCTCCTGCACCAGTGGGATGTTCTGCTTGCCGATTATGATTCCCTCGCCATTACTGCGTACCTGGTCTAGTTCATTGCCATAGGGGTCGGCAACAGTGGCGAGGAGGTCACCTTCGTACACTTGATCACCAAGCGCTTTAAGGTGGGTGGCTATGCCGCTGTCGCCGGCTCTTAGCCAGCCACTGCTACGAGCGATAAAGGGCTCTATTAAGCTGCGTTTGCGCCTTACCGGGAGCATACCCAGATGCCTGAGAACGTTAGTCACTCCTTTCAGCCCAGCGCGAATGCACAACTCATCAAAGCGCAGGGCTTCTCCTGCCTCATAAAGGAGGATTCTCACTCCCCGATCTGCGGCCGCCTGGCGTAGGGAGCCATCGCGAATCGATGCATTTAGCAATACCGGTACACCGAAAGCCTTGGCCATGGCACGGGTCACATCGTCGTCGAGATTGGCGCGTACCTGGGGAAGGTTACTGCGGTGGGCGGCTCCGGTATGTAGATCGATGCCGTAATCGCATTTGGCCACTATCTCACGCAGAAACACATGGGCCATACGCGCAGCCAGGGAGCCTTTGGCAGAACCGGGAAAGCTGCGATTGAGGTCGCGGCGATCGGGTAGGTAGCGGGTGTGCTGGAGCACACCATAGACATTGACCATAGGTACGGCAATCAGGTTACCGCGAAGGGATTTTAGACTGCGGCTCTGAATCAAACGGCTGATGATTTCGATGCCGTTCAGCTCATCGCCGTGCACGGCCGCACAGACAAAAATCGTGGGACCCTCCCGTTTACCGCGCTGTACATAAACGGGTATGGCCATTTCTGTATTGGTGTAGAGGCTGACTACAGGCAGGTCTATATGGCGGGATTCCCCCTTGGCCACTGCGATACCGCCAATTTCAAAGTTCGGGGATTGTTGCATGGTTACGTTCGCAATTGAGAGCTCTAAGTTTAGGGAATAGAGCAGGCCAGGGTGGGCCCCGATGAGGGGCGCCAGTAGGATTTTAGAGCCTGATTAGCGGCATATTGGACGTAGTGTGAGAGAAAATCCTTGAGCCGTTCAGCCACATTTGCAGGGCGGGATTCCAATATCCGGAAGTGGTGTACCACAGGCCAGTCTCAATATCGGCGATCAAGCCGATACCGCGCCAGGGGCCAGGAGTTTGTCCAAAAGCTCGGCCATTTCTGTCCTCGACATCTTTTCCCTGAGACCATTGCACCGTGCCCTGTGCGTCGAAAATAGCCAGCGGTTTTCCCTGTGAGTCAGTGTGATAGTACTCACAACGGCCGGAGCTCCAGTGGCAGAGTACGGATCCGTTTAAGGGGTGTGTTATCCAATGGCCAATGCCGCGGGATTTACCATCGATCTGGTGTGCTTCAGCCCAGATACCCAGGCCACTCCAACTGCTAGTGACCCGGCGCTGGCGTGACGATTTGCGATGGGTGCAGGTTTTACTCAGACGGCGCCCGAACGGGTCATAGCGGAAATGAGTTTTAAAATCGCCGCATTCTGCGGTGCTCATCAGCCCCCAACCGTCGTACTGGTATTGATAATCTCTGCGCCCGGGAATTTGCCGCTCGGCGACCACGTTGCCGCGCTTATCCCTGTCAATTTGTGCCTGGGGAAACCCGGTCTGGCGTATTGGAGTAGTGAGCTGTAGCGGGGGGCACTTATCGAATTGCCAAGCGAGGGCGAGTCCACTTTCCAGACTAAAAGGGCTTCCAAACCGATGTTTGACTGTACTGCGCACTTCTCCCTGAATATGAATAGTGTTTTGCTCTTTGAACTCACTGCGTAGCACCGGCTCGCCATTGGCATCCACACCGTAAAGCGCGCCACAGGGTGTGAGCGTGTAGGCCAAGTCGAGGTTGTCGGAGCTGGCGCTTCTCAACCAGCCGCGTGAATCGTACTGATACCTCAGGCTGAAATCGCGCACGTCACTGCTGTCGTGGTTCTCGGCGATAACCCGGTTGCGTCGGTCGTATTTAAAACGGACAGATGAATGTAAATTGTTAGCTTGAATCAGGCGTTTTTCAGTATCGTAATGGAACTCATTAATTTGGCCATTATTATTGCGTATGCTGGCGAGGGTGCCTCTGTCGTAATAGTGGAAGTACCAACGGCAGTCGTTATCACAGTATTCACTCAGGCTGCCATCAACGCTGTAGTTCCAAGTGAGTTGGCGCTCGTCCGGGGTGCGGTGGCTGATCAGTTGGCCGAGTCCATCATATTGCCAGCAGTAATCTCCGGAGGGGGTTTGCAGCTGGGTCAACTGGCCCTGGGTATTGTGGTGTAAAGCCCATTGGTTGCCATCGGCGAAA
The DNA window shown above is from Microbulbifer variabilis and carries:
- a CDS encoding adenylosuccinate synthase — encoded protein: MGKNVVVLGTQWGDEGKGKIVDLLTEQVSLVVRFQGGHNAGHTLVIDGEKTVLHLIPSGILRPSVTCLIGNGVVLSPEALLKEMSELEERGVPVRKRLRLSPACPLILPVHVALDQAREKARGAKAIGTTGRGIGPAYEDKVARRGLRLGDLCNWENFCNQLKELIDYHNFALTEYYKVDPVSYEDTLEQAKIWREQLVPMIIDVADQLHKAREQGEHILFEGAQGSLLDIDHGTYPFVTSSNTTAGGTATGSGFGPLYLDYVLGITKAYTTRVGSGPFPTELDCEVGRHLGEKGHEFGATTGRQRRTGWFDAVAVRHAIRINSISGLCLTKLDVLDGLEEVKICVGYRNSAGEEVPVPFDAAGWEGVEPVYESMPGWTENTFGVRREADLPANAKAYIARIEELVGAPVDIVSTGPDRNETIVRASSALCEMGIHNASV
- the trhA gene encoding PAQR family membrane homeostasis protein TrhA gives rise to the protein MTSSVSVASRYSFAEEIANSVTHGIGAVLAIAGLGVLTGFAALRGDAWHIVSSSVYASTLILCFLASTLYHAVSHIGAKAILRTLDHSSIFLLIAGTYTPFTLVTLRGPWGWWLFGIIWGLALLGLIIQFTPLKKIRALSITLSALMGWVVIAAIKPLANSLETGGLWLLVLGGLCYTGGIAFYLWRSLRFHHAIWHLFVLAGGILHFFAVLFYVIP
- a CDS encoding lytic murein transglycosylase, whose product is MPKLQRFPALLYVLTLCLTLFTLQAQAADKPDPAFEKWVKEFRQTAVKNGISPQVYDQAFKGITSPDQWVLDRASYQPEFKAPVWQYFDNRVQKRAIERGKREKEKMQPWLDKIEKRFGVDPNILLAIWSVESSFGGILGNETVMRSVIRSLATLAYADPQRKKFGRQQLLAALKILQAGDVEGQHLLGSWAGAMGHTQFIPTSYQAYAVDIDGDGKRDIWNSVPDALATAANLLSSNGWQKGKPWGYEVTIPAKKMPGGKLTVAEWEKLGVKRANGEPFPSKKAVAELKLPDGRNGPAFLVFKNFFVLKRYNNSDRYAIAIGLLSDRIGGGAPLVKDWSRPFTPLDGSQVEQLQKLLKQKGFYSGEIDGKAGPGTRKAIKAFEKSAGVEEKGFPSKEVLELLQKQ
- a CDS encoding succinylglutamate desuccinylase/aspartoacylase family protein, whose amino-acid sequence is MQQSPNFEIGGIAVAKGESRHIDLPVVSLYTNTEMAIPVYVQRGKREGPTIFVCAAVHGDELNGIEIISRLIQSRSLKSLRGNLIAVPMVNVYGVLQHTRYLPDRRDLNRSFPGSAKGSLAARMAHVFLREIVAKCDYGIDLHTGAAHRSNLPQVRANLDDDVTRAMAKAFGVPVLLNASIRDGSLRQAAADRGVRILLYEAGEALRFDELCIRAGLKGVTNVLRHLGMLPVRRKRSLIEPFIARSSGWLRAGDSGIATHLKALGDQVYEGDLLATVADPYGNELDQVRSNGEGIIIGKQNIPLVQEGEAMYHIAYFHEPQEVVENLELLQDSLLPDENF